In a genomic window of Pelecanus crispus isolate bPelCri1 chromosome 1, bPelCri1.pri, whole genome shotgun sequence:
- the RAB30 gene encoding ras-related protein Rab-30, whose amino-acid sequence MSMEDYDFLFKIVLIGNAGVGKTCLVRRFTQGLFPPGQGATIGVDFMIKTVEINGEKVKLQIWDTAGQERFRSITQSYYRSANALILTYDITCEESFRCLPEWLREIEQYASNKVITVLVGNKIDLADKREVSQQRAAEFSEAQDMYYLETSAKESDNVEKLFLDLACRLISEARQNTLVNNVSSPLPGEGKSISYLTCCNFN is encoded by the exons ATGAGTATGGAAGATTATGATTTCCTcttcaaaattgttttaattggCAACGCCGGTGTGGGGAAGACCTGCTTAGTCCGTCGCTTCACTCAG gggCTTTTCCCACCTGGTCAAGGAGCCACGATTGGGGTTGACTTTATGATTAAAACTGTGGAGATAAACGGTGAAAAAGTAAAG CTGCAGATCTGGGACACAGCAGGACAAGAGCGATTCCGGTCCATCACGCAGAGTTACTATCGCAGCGCTAACGCGTTAATCTTGACCTACGACATCACCTGCGAAGAATCCTTCCGGTGTCTCCCCGAGTGGCTGCGAGAAATCGAGCAGTATGCCAGCAATAAGGTCATAACCGTGCTAGTGG GTAATAAAATTGATTTAGCTGATAAGAGGGAAGTCTCCCAGCAAAGAGCTGCAGAGTTTTCCGAAGCACAGGACATGTACTATCTGGAAACCTCAGCAAAAGAATCGGATAATGTGGAAAAACTCTTCCTGGACTTGGCCTGCCGGTTGATCAGCGAGGCACGACAGAACACTCTTGTGAACAATGTCTCATCCCCCTTAccaggagaggggaaaagtATCAGCTACTTGACTTgctgtaattttaattaa